The Candidatus Accumulibacter similis genome has a segment encoding these proteins:
- a CDS encoding DEAD/DEAH box helicase family protein → MVRRYLDAFGDAICRLLGETLPRIETDWWTRRVLDRLTFQQQSFVRSSGTATLDGLDVAALMRVLDQNWHEIAPLRNLPPIARTWLKETQTIRNRWAHAPASGLPPDETYRDLDTMERLLTAIGGSSSSLDEIRKEKAALLQKLGSAGRPPTGEPQASNSEGALRRGTLVRLKARPAVTGAVVDHVPGAPEDRYVVFHDGTTTTYYASQLEPVEVPRSIARGVQLPELNATLTACQLLHPSTANLYSLYAARINFVPYQFRPVLKLIQSDRPRLLIADEVGVGKTIEAGLILKELQARREVRSVLVICPKPLVAERKWLEELKRFDEQFVHLDGDALRYCIEETHLDGLWPQQYSKAIVPYSLFDEVLLGGRQKGNKTQRGLLDLDPPPTFDLVIVDEAHHIRNTETWAYRTVRFFCDNAEAAVLMSATPIQLSDNDLFNLLHLLRPDVLPSRRDFDRMAEPNPHLNRAIELARRVQPGWEGEARACLQAAFATPWGRTVLAPNPKVQETFDSLGSLGDEAARRLQFVRNLEETYTFSSYINRTRRRDIGSFTTRKPETVSVEFTVEQRALHDDLLALIARIMERRHGNANLQFLLTTIRRQAASCIFGLAPMLEAILSRHLSALELSEAGDETTPDQIGDELADFRVEIEALIKRSRNLSRVDPKLEALRQVVRDKQKLPNNKLLLFSTFRHTLAYLLDSLAVEGIRIGLIHGDIAEDERRVLRNRFGLARANPEAIDLLMSSEVGCEGLDYQFCDGLVNYDLPWNPMRVEQRIGRIDRYGQRSETVAVYNFVTPGTVDADIYERCLLRIGVFREALGGSEEILGRLTREIRDVVENLTLTAEERVARLQQLADNEVRAVQEQARLEDEQSKLFGIAVPSRSFEDMVREASSYWLTPLMLANLVANYLEALAGGREVPGIRDKKIATLRLAREVREALLTDFRDIAQSGATARAWERWLKSSDPYFTLTFDPATADERRDIAFITPTHPLVRQAAKRFGPTGAVGSVIAVRTNEVTEGRYPFAVYRWRKLGLKEDFAFQTVCSDPHVASRLLDLLGTASAAEGDGHTREQEKQLESAHYAAWSQARADHIEQVTQMSAARLASLRLTHEARIALLEEQRDQANDERIRRMRESQIDTAGLDFERRSAELADAPARADVVAEPIAFGVLVVEPVTAAG, encoded by the coding sequence ACCGCCTCACGTTCCAGCAGCAAAGCTTCGTTCGCTCGAGTGGAACCGCAACTCTCGACGGGCTCGATGTGGCGGCCCTGATGCGCGTGCTTGACCAGAACTGGCATGAGATTGCGCCGCTGCGCAATCTGCCGCCGATCGCGCGGACTTGGCTGAAGGAGACGCAGACCATTCGCAACCGCTGGGCCCATGCCCCCGCAAGCGGTCTTCCACCGGACGAGACCTACCGGGACCTGGACACCATGGAGCGGCTTCTGACCGCTATTGGCGGTAGCTCCAGCAGTCTCGACGAGATACGCAAGGAGAAGGCCGCGCTATTGCAGAAGCTGGGCAGCGCCGGGCGGCCCCCAACAGGAGAGCCTCAGGCGTCGAACAGCGAGGGGGCTTTGCGGCGCGGCACCCTTGTTCGACTGAAGGCAAGGCCAGCGGTCACCGGGGCCGTCGTCGATCACGTACCCGGCGCGCCTGAAGATCGCTACGTGGTCTTTCACGACGGTACGACCACCACGTACTACGCCTCACAACTGGAACCAGTCGAGGTGCCACGTTCTATAGCACGCGGGGTCCAGCTTCCGGAGCTGAACGCAACACTGACGGCCTGTCAGCTGCTGCATCCCAGCACTGCGAATCTCTATTCCCTCTATGCAGCCCGCATCAACTTCGTCCCCTACCAGTTTCGACCGGTCCTAAAGCTTATTCAGTCCGATCGCCCGCGCTTGCTCATCGCGGATGAAGTCGGTGTCGGCAAGACGATTGAAGCCGGGTTGATCTTGAAGGAGTTGCAGGCCCGCCGGGAGGTGCGCTCGGTCCTCGTCATATGCCCCAAACCGCTCGTCGCAGAGCGAAAGTGGCTGGAGGAGCTGAAGCGCTTCGATGAACAGTTCGTGCACCTCGATGGCGACGCCCTTCGCTATTGCATCGAAGAGACTCATCTGGACGGTTTGTGGCCGCAGCAGTACTCCAAGGCCATAGTCCCTTACTCATTGTTCGACGAAGTGCTGCTAGGCGGCCGACAGAAAGGCAACAAGACGCAGAGGGGGCTCCTCGACCTCGATCCTCCCCCGACCTTCGACCTGGTCATCGTCGACGAGGCGCATCACATCCGCAACACGGAGACATGGGCATATCGGACCGTCCGTTTTTTCTGTGACAACGCTGAGGCCGCCGTTCTGATGTCGGCAACGCCGATACAACTCAGCGATAACGACCTATTCAACCTTCTGCATCTCCTGCGGCCGGATGTGCTTCCCTCACGACGCGACTTCGACCGCATGGCCGAACCCAATCCGCATCTGAACCGTGCGATCGAACTCGCGCGGCGGGTACAGCCAGGATGGGAGGGCGAAGCGCGCGCCTGCCTTCAGGCGGCGTTCGCGACGCCCTGGGGGAGGACCGTGTTGGCGCCTAACCCCAAGGTTCAGGAGACCTTCGACAGCTTGGGTTCATTGGGCGACGAGGCGGCTAGACGTCTCCAGTTCGTTCGAAATCTCGAAGAGACGTACACGTTCTCCAGCTACATCAATCGCACGCGTCGTCGCGACATCGGCAGCTTTACCACGCGTAAGCCAGAGACAGTCTCGGTCGAGTTCACGGTTGAGCAGCGGGCTTTGCATGACGATCTGCTTGCGTTGATCGCTCGGATCATGGAGCGCCGGCATGGCAATGCGAACCTGCAGTTCCTGCTGACAACTATCCGCCGGCAAGCGGCGAGCTGCATCTTCGGACTGGCTCCGATGCTCGAGGCGATCTTGTCGAGGCACCTGTCGGCGCTCGAGCTCAGTGAGGCAGGCGACGAAACCACGCCGGATCAGATTGGAGATGAGCTGGCGGACTTCCGTGTTGAGATCGAGGCATTGATTAAGCGCTCGCGCAATCTCTCACGTGTCGACCCGAAGCTTGAAGCGCTACGACAAGTCGTTCGCGACAAGCAGAAACTGCCCAACAACAAGCTCTTGTTGTTCAGCACTTTCCGGCACACCTTGGCCTACCTGCTCGACAGCCTAGCGGTGGAAGGCATCAGGATTGGACTGATCCACGGTGACATCGCGGAGGACGAGCGCCGGGTGCTGCGCAACCGGTTTGGGCTTGCGCGCGCGAACCCCGAGGCCATCGATCTTCTGATGTCCTCCGAGGTCGGGTGTGAAGGTCTCGACTACCAGTTCTGCGACGGCCTTGTGAACTACGACCTGCCGTGGAATCCGATGCGGGTCGAGCAGAGGATTGGCCGCATCGATCGCTACGGACAGCGCAGCGAAACCGTGGCGGTCTACAACTTCGTGACGCCAGGAACGGTTGACGCTGACATCTACGAACGCTGTCTTTTGCGGATCGGCGTCTTCCGGGAAGCGCTAGGTGGCAGCGAGGAGATACTCGGCAGACTGACCCGAGAGATTCGGGACGTCGTGGAGAACCTGACGCTGACGGCGGAGGAGCGGGTCGCAAGACTTCAGCAGCTTGCAGATAACGAAGTCAGGGCGGTGCAGGAACAAGCTCGACTGGAGGATGAACAGTCGAAGCTCTTTGGCATCGCCGTGCCGTCGCGGTCATTCGAGGACATGGTGCGCGAGGCATCAAGCTACTGGCTGACGCCGTTGATGCTTGCGAATCTCGTAGCGAACTACCTCGAAGCGCTTGCCGGTGGGAGGGAAGTGCCTGGCATCAGGGACAAGAAGATCGCAACCCTTCGGCTGGCGCGGGAGGTGCGCGAAGCACTGCTCACGGATTTCCGAGATATCGCGCAGAGTGGAGCCACAGCAAGGGCGTGGGAGCGCTGGCTTAAGAGTAGCGACCCGTACTTCACGCTGACCTTTGATCCGGCCACCGCCGACGAGCGGCGCGACATCGCGTTTATCACGCCGACGCACCCACTGGTCAGACAAGCGGCGAAGCGCTTCGGTCCAACCGGAGCAGTCGGGTCGGTGATCGCTGTGCGAACCAATGAGGTGACGGAGGGCCGTTACCCCTTTGCGGTCTACCGGTGGCGGAAGCTCGGCCTCAAGGAAGACTTCGCGTTTCAAACGGTCTGTAGCGACCCGCACGTCGCGTCCCGACTTCTGGATCTGCTCGGCACTGCCAGCGCGGCGGAGGGCGACGGGCATACGCGAGAGCAGGAGAAGCAGCTGGAGTCCGCGCACTACGCCGCGTGGAGCCAGGCACGCGCCGATCACATCGAGCAGGTCACTCAGATGTCAGCGGCACGGCTCGCATCGCTCCGGCTAACGCATGAAGCGCGCATTGCCCTGCTGGAGGAGCAGCGGGATCAGGCGAACGACGAGCGGATTCGGCGGATGCGCGAGTCGCAGATCGACACCGCGGGTCTCGATTTTGAAAGGCGCTCAGCCGAATTAGCCGACGCGCCGGCGCGTGCGGATGTTGTCGCTGAACCGATTGCCTTCGGCGTGCTCGTGGTCGAGCCAGTCACCGCGGCAGGTTGA
- a CDS encoding conjugal transfer protein TraG N-terminal domain-containing protein, producing MFEIYAYGNVDTLTGVFNAIAAIMGGADYFGLIKAIAITGVLVAAFAGLFTPGKFHGWGWLMGFLLVYYALFLPKSTVVIVDKLGSQPPVAVGNVPIGVAFFGHATSKVGDVMTRFFETAFQVIPATNAQLPGELAYQKNGVMFGNRLIQASRAANVADPQLRTDLIAFIHNCTVYDLQDGTIDPAAFARSTDIWSLMGTPNPARFTTYGNPVQVDACPNAYTYLAARLPAEVAHARSILAFQLNPTLEPAAALTVIDAQIEQAYYKTKIATAAQGAADLLRQNIMINLVQDSRSLAGQKLNDPAALMIATARANATASVNSAFLTMGKIAEQALPLVRNVIEAVIYAVFPFVFLLFLLAQGRGLAMAIKSFAMSLVWIQLWPPLYAILNYVATLASARNLEAAAKMGTVAQGLALETAASIYSGAVSDQAIAGYMVISIPIIATAIIKGGEVAFQAVTGVGAVQSAASSEATATSKGSITQNAVSMDQQQLAPTRSSAFMSTTSDAYGTTIQGSGPDAGVFRYQANLSRLASTFTFTERQANALGESAREAETLARTEREAMQRSQATALTRALAIQEGYERSQQRSGATSASDGGSTSTQLQTLSSVAKDVNRKLGLSEDSTVGKSIAAAASAGAKIPLTEIGGQLSFEGRKVDQQRLQSAYDYARKAVESSQLTEASALIKDFRTSDAYQWARSNRTASTAGYDSSARESMERQTSSDSAYGQARELARTAQFMREWSSGTQTDFTNYAARRLSERGLLREEDPIKLQRAVTDIAHSYARGGSSATGYVPSDSPLVPSRPLAETMGWPESSLREQYDAGARTGNASTVREQTATNEAEIRARLTRQRAVPGQPVGNDLSGRVGASETEARNKIDKGRSQLSQNAGTLSEYYKASVRIGKVSPNHGGNQAVWDTVGANASQPDLGTPPKVEPIGEWHFDKDGVPMAGPKPTAPETDGKPPSSSADDSVGRSTTGKRETKKP from the coding sequence ATGTTCGAGATCTACGCTTACGGCAACGTCGACACCCTGACGGGGGTCTTCAACGCCATCGCCGCCATCATGGGCGGCGCCGACTACTTCGGTCTCATCAAGGCCATCGCCATCACCGGCGTGCTGGTGGCGGCGTTCGCCGGGCTCTTCACGCCGGGCAAGTTCCACGGCTGGGGCTGGCTGATGGGCTTCCTGCTCGTCTACTACGCGCTCTTCCTGCCCAAGTCGACCGTGGTGATAGTCGACAAGCTCGGCAGCCAGCCGCCGGTGGCCGTGGGCAACGTGCCGATCGGCGTGGCCTTCTTCGGGCACGCCACCAGTAAGGTGGGTGACGTGATGACGCGATTCTTCGAGACCGCCTTCCAGGTCATCCCGGCCACCAACGCGCAGCTCCCCGGCGAGCTCGCGTACCAGAAGAACGGCGTGATGTTCGGCAACCGCCTGATCCAGGCCTCCCGCGCAGCGAACGTTGCCGATCCGCAGTTGCGCACCGACCTCATCGCCTTCATTCACAACTGCACCGTCTACGACCTGCAGGACGGCACGATCGACCCCGCCGCCTTTGCGCGCAGCACCGACATCTGGTCGCTGATGGGCACGCCCAACCCGGCGCGGTTCACCACGTACGGCAACCCCGTGCAAGTCGACGCCTGCCCGAACGCCTACACCTACCTCGCCGCCCGCCTGCCGGCCGAAGTGGCGCACGCGCGATCGATCCTCGCCTTCCAGCTCAATCCCACACTGGAACCGGCCGCCGCCCTGACGGTCATCGACGCGCAGATCGAGCAGGCCTACTACAAGACGAAGATCGCCACCGCGGCCCAGGGTGCGGCCGACCTGCTACGCCAGAACATCATGATCAATCTGGTGCAGGACAGCCGCAGCCTTGCCGGCCAGAAGCTCAACGACCCGGCCGCACTGATGATCGCCACCGCGCGCGCCAACGCCACGGCGTCGGTGAACTCCGCGTTCCTCACCATGGGCAAGATCGCCGAGCAGGCGCTGCCGCTGGTCAGGAACGTGATCGAGGCCGTCATCTACGCGGTGTTCCCGTTCGTGTTCCTGCTGTTCTTGCTGGCACAGGGCCGCGGCCTCGCGATGGCCATCAAGAGCTTCGCGATGAGCCTGGTGTGGATCCAGCTCTGGCCCCCGCTCTACGCCATCCTCAACTACGTTGCCACGCTGGCCAGCGCGCGCAACCTCGAAGCCGCGGCGAAGATGGGCACGGTTGCCCAGGGCTTGGCCCTGGAAACCGCCGCCAGTATCTACAGCGGCGCCGTCTCCGACCAGGCGATCGCCGGCTACATGGTGATTTCGATCCCGATCATCGCCACCGCCATCATCAAGGGCGGCGAAGTGGCGTTCCAGGCGGTGACCGGCGTCGGCGCCGTCCAGTCGGCGGCATCCAGCGAAGCGACAGCCACCTCAAAGGGCAGCATCACCCAGAACGCGGTCTCGATGGATCAGCAGCAGCTGGCTCCGACACGATCGTCCGCCTTCATGTCGACGACCAGCGACGCCTACGGCACCACCATCCAGGGCAGCGGCCCCGATGCCGGCGTCTTCCGATACCAGGCAAACCTGAGCCGGCTGGCCAGCACTTTCACCTTCACCGAACGGCAGGCGAACGCCCTGGGCGAAAGCGCACGCGAAGCCGAGACCCTTGCGCGCACCGAGCGCGAGGCCATGCAGCGCAGCCAGGCCACGGCGCTGACCCGCGCGCTCGCCATCCAGGAAGGGTACGAGCGCTCGCAGCAGCGATCGGGTGCGACCAGTGCCTCGGACGGCGGGTCAACCTCGACCCAGCTGCAGACGCTGAGCTCAGTGGCGAAGGACGTGAACCGCAAACTGGGGCTGAGCGAGGACTCGACGGTCGGCAAGAGCATCGCTGCTGCAGCGTCCGCCGGCGCGAAGATCCCGCTGACCGAGATCGGCGGCCAGCTCTCGTTCGAAGGCCGCAAGGTAGATCAGCAGCGGCTGCAGAGCGCCTACGACTACGCCCGCAAAGCGGTCGAGAGCTCGCAGCTCACCGAAGCCAGCGCCTTGATCAAGGACTTCAGGACTTCCGACGCCTACCAGTGGGCCCGCAGCAACCGCACGGCATCCACCGCCGGCTACGACTCGTCAGCCCGTGAGTCCATGGAGCGGCAAACCTCCAGCGATAGCGCCTACGGCCAGGCCCGAGAGCTGGCCCGCACCGCGCAGTTCATGCGCGAGTGGAGCAGTGGTACGCAGACCGACTTCACCAACTACGCGGCGCGGCGTCTCTCCGAGCGCGGACTCTTACGCGAGGAAGATCCAATCAAACTGCAGCGCGCTGTGACCGACATCGCCCACTCCTATGCGCGCGGCGGAAGCTCGGCAACGGGCTACGTCCCCAGTGACAGCCCGCTCGTTCCATCTCGGCCCCTGGCGGAAACCATGGGCTGGCCCGAATCGTCGCTTCGCGAGCAGTACGACGCCGGTGCACGGACGGGGAACGCCAGCACAGTTCGCGAACAGACTGCGACCAACGAAGCCGAGATCCGCGCGCGCCTGACTCGCCAGCGCGCCGTACCCGGCCAACCGGTGGGCAATGACCTCTCCGGTCGCGTCGGCGCCAGCGAGACCGAAGCGAGGAACAAGATCGACAAGGGCCGCAGCCAGCTATCTCAGAACGCCGGAACCCTCAGCGAGTACTACAAGGCCTCGGTGCGCATCGGCAAGGTCAGCCCCAACCACGGCGGGAACCAGGCCGTGTGGGACACGGTCGGCGCCAACGCGAGTCAGCCCGACCTCGGCACTCCGCCCAAGGTCGAGCCTATCGGCGAATGGCACTTCGACAAGGACGGCGTCCCTATGGCCGGCCCGAAACCGACGGCGCCAGAAACGGACGGCAAGCCACCATCGTCGAGCGCGGATGACAGCGTTGGTCGGTCGACTACCGGGAAGCGTGAGACCAAGAAACCGTGA
- a CDS encoding conjugal transfer protein TraH: protein MARRPNARPARHLGKRLIASLLAVTLATTPLVSHPADLNAEMQAMFNDLGALGNVTTPGAFRGQAMNLYTGGSLMMRAPGRNYPLATVQLPSLRAGCGGIDIYGGAFSFINKQQFIALLQNIGANAVGYAFKLALQSISPDIDKLLTELQDQINKINAMNINSCEAAQALVNGVVGEYDNSVMSGCANISQYLGSVSDRAEARLTCASNAPAVVKTAANSADPNVRNATFVKGNVTWIALNQVGGSISQQEKELIMSVIGTVILYPPADDGSGATPRYAEPTIVGLRDLLLGRGASATEGNVDIEVYVCDEPAECLNPTRTTVSAKPFTRLVSERLRRMSDNIATRSPQTPADIGFVNNTTEPVYKMLSVANAVPGSSTAETLIETYKDVIALDYAETFLNRAIRQAMSALSQALKRTGIEQQYIDAIRENAQEAQRQLLTEKQAAYAKVRSVSSMTQDLQTLERQLWSSMPSSVKSMLDFSASSGARGS, encoded by the coding sequence ATGGCACGTCGCCCGAACGCCCGCCCGGCCCGACACCTCGGCAAGCGCCTGATCGCCAGCCTGCTCGCCGTGACGCTGGCCACCACACCGCTGGTGAGTCACCCCGCCGACCTGAACGCCGAGATGCAGGCCATGTTCAACGACCTGGGCGCGCTGGGCAACGTCACCACGCCGGGCGCGTTCCGCGGCCAGGCGATGAACCTCTACACCGGCGGCAGCCTGATGATGCGCGCCCCGGGCCGCAACTACCCGCTGGCCACGGTGCAGCTGCCCAGCCTGCGGGCCGGCTGCGGCGGTATCGACATCTACGGCGGTGCGTTCTCCTTCATCAACAAGCAGCAGTTCATCGCACTCTTGCAGAACATCGGTGCCAACGCCGTCGGTTACGCCTTCAAGCTGGCGCTCCAGTCGATCTCGCCCGACATCGACAAACTGCTGACCGAGCTGCAGGACCAGATCAACAAGATCAACGCGATGAACATCAACTCCTGCGAAGCCGCGCAGGCGCTGGTGAACGGTGTGGTGGGCGAGTACGACAACTCGGTGATGAGCGGCTGCGCGAACATCTCCCAGTACCTCGGCAGCGTCTCCGACCGGGCCGAAGCCCGGCTCACCTGCGCCAGCAACGCGCCGGCCGTCGTGAAGACCGCCGCCAACAGCGCCGACCCCAACGTGCGCAACGCCACCTTCGTCAAGGGCAACGTCACCTGGATCGCGCTCAACCAGGTGGGCGGCAGCATCAGCCAGCAGGAGAAGGAGCTGATCATGAGCGTGATCGGCACCGTGATCCTGTATCCGCCCGCCGACGACGGCAGCGGCGCGACACCGCGCTACGCCGAACCCACCATCGTGGGTCTGCGCGACCTGCTGCTCGGCCGCGGCGCCTCGGCCACGGAGGGCAACGTCGACATCGAGGTGTATGTCTGCGACGAGCCCGCCGAGTGCCTGAACCCGACGCGTACCACCGTGTCGGCCAAGCCTTTCACCCGACTGGTGTCGGAGCGGCTGCGCCGCATGTCGGACAACATCGCCACGCGCAGCCCGCAGACGCCCGCAGACATCGGATTCGTCAACAACACCACCGAGCCGGTCTACAAGATGCTTTCGGTGGCCAACGCCGTGCCGGGATCGAGCACCGCCGAGACGCTGATCGAGACCTACAAGGACGTGATCGCGCTCGACTACGCGGAGACCTTCCTCAACCGCGCCATCCGCCAGGCCATGAGCGCCCTGTCGCAGGCGCTCAAGCGCACCGGCATCGAGCAGCAGTACATCGACGCGATTCGAGAGAACGCCCAGGAGGCCCAGCGCCAGCTCCTCACCGAGAAGCAGGCCGCCTACGCCAAGGTGCGCTCGGTCTCCTCGATGACCCAAGATCTGCAGACGCTGGAGCGCCAGCTCTGGAGCTCGATGCCCTCGTCGGTGAAGTCGATGCTCGACTTCAGCGCCAGCAGCGGCGCCCGCGGCTCCTGA
- the traF gene encoding conjugal transfer protein TraF: MSGRVRTTRRAARTRAVLLAFAIALSTTTAWAQSASTDTQQIEPDPQSAAYWLRNREGWFWYRDPPVAAPRPAPPASKPPRELADFEAMQKRLEDLKRVAVMNPTDANLTAYMRYQRMVMDKSEHFAERWQRLVWTVPDLDYGLSGRPTNAMAINVFDEQQRERQAQTIKSLAATHGLIFVFRGDCPHCHRFAPILKRFEQEFGFTVLAISMDGRAIPEYPNARPDNGMAARLNATAVPALYLTAPATRQIVPVGFGVMSMTDLVERIAALAQDAPAGNRQP, translated from the coding sequence ATGAGCGGGAGGGTACGCACGACTCGCAGGGCAGCGCGCACCCGCGCTGTGCTGCTGGCTTTCGCGATAGCGCTGTCCACGACGACGGCATGGGCGCAGAGCGCGAGCACCGACACGCAGCAGATCGAACCCGACCCGCAGAGCGCCGCGTACTGGCTGCGCAACCGCGAAGGCTGGTTTTGGTACCGCGACCCGCCCGTCGCAGCCCCGAGGCCGGCGCCGCCGGCGAGCAAGCCACCGCGCGAGCTGGCCGACTTCGAAGCGATGCAGAAGCGGCTGGAAGACCTGAAGCGTGTTGCCGTCATGAACCCCACCGACGCCAACCTCACGGCCTACATGCGCTACCAGCGCATGGTGATGGACAAGTCCGAGCACTTCGCCGAACGCTGGCAGCGCCTGGTGTGGACGGTGCCCGATCTCGACTACGGTCTGAGCGGACGGCCCACCAACGCGATGGCGATCAACGTCTTCGACGAGCAGCAGCGTGAGCGGCAGGCACAGACCATCAAGAGCCTGGCCGCCACCCACGGGCTCATCTTCGTGTTCCGCGGCGACTGCCCGCATTGCCACCGCTTCGCGCCGATCCTCAAGCGCTTCGAGCAGGAGTTCGGGTTCACCGTGCTCGCGATCAGCATGGACGGCCGCGCCATCCCCGAGTACCCCAACGCCCGGCCCGACAACGGCATGGCCGCGCGCCTGAATGCGACGGCGGTGCCGGCGCTCTACCTCACCGCGCCCGCCACCCGCCAGATCGTCCCGGTGGGCTTCGGCGTGATGTCGATGACCGACCTGGTCGAGCGCATCGCCGCACTCGCGCAAGACGCCCCCGCCGGCAACCGTCAGCCCTGA
- a CDS encoding conjugal transfer protein TraN: protein MRAARRFAWIAAGALVLCLFTSAPTWAADCYQTAETCVEGPETRNIGGYPVQRDCWRYRASYTCVSQNSTDDCQPLRDRGCSQVDSRCMDMNPQGACMLYEQTWQCRVATGTTSTVTNCGGQQFCLDGRCFDTGYAPDADFARAVAGLEAQREAGRYLDPNTLEVFKGYDNRCRKKLFGLVNCCKGGGTDGSLFSTFSLITGAGGQAIGAIGSSYTYDALFTADAPDLVIAGFEALFGAGGGSSALAGLIAGDLSVGSFVTSLVPGPWTLAMLAIQLSGLLSCEDAEQVLAMKRDNRLCHGVGSYCSARLPIIRTCIETTETYCCFNSRLSRIINEQGRAQLGRGWGGAQGPDCSGFALAQLQALDFSRMDLSEFYAEIAPTLPNLGDLQQRAQQKVNSYFGP, encoded by the coding sequence ATGAGAGCCGCGCGGCGCTTCGCCTGGATCGCCGCCGGCGCGCTGGTGCTCTGTCTGTTCACCTCCGCGCCCACGTGGGCCGCCGACTGCTACCAGACCGCGGAGACCTGCGTCGAGGGCCCCGAGACCCGCAATATCGGCGGCTACCCGGTGCAACGGGACTGCTGGCGTTACCGCGCGTCCTACACCTGCGTCTCGCAGAACAGCACCGACGACTGCCAGCCCCTGCGCGACCGCGGCTGCAGCCAGGTCGATTCGCGCTGCATGGACATGAACCCCCAGGGCGCCTGCATGCTCTACGAGCAGACCTGGCAGTGCCGCGTCGCCACGGGCACCACCTCGACGGTGACCAACTGCGGCGGGCAGCAGTTCTGCCTGGACGGGCGCTGCTTCGACACCGGATACGCGCCGGACGCCGACTTCGCGCGTGCCGTTGCCGGACTGGAAGCGCAGCGCGAAGCCGGTCGCTACCTGGACCCGAACACGCTGGAGGTATTCAAGGGCTACGACAACCGCTGCCGCAAGAAGCTCTTCGGTCTGGTCAACTGCTGCAAGGGCGGCGGCACCGACGGGTCGCTCTTCTCCACCTTCAGCCTGATCACCGGCGCCGGCGGCCAGGCCATCGGCGCCATCGGCTCGAGCTACACCTACGACGCCCTCTTCACGGCGGATGCACCCGACCTGGTGATCGCCGGCTTCGAGGCGCTCTTCGGCGCCGGCGGCGGCTCCTCGGCGCTCGCCGGGCTGATCGCCGGCGACCTGTCGGTGGGCTCCTTCGTGACCTCGCTGGTGCCGGGCCCGTGGACGCTCGCGATGCTCGCGATCCAGCTCTCGGGGCTGCTGTCCTGCGAGGACGCCGAGCAGGTCCTCGCGATGAAGCGCGACAACCGCCTCTGCCACGGCGTCGGCAGCTACTGCTCGGCGCGGCTGCCCATCATCCGCACCTGCATCGAGACCACCGAGACCTACTGCTGCTTCAACTCGCGCCTGTCGCGCATCATCAACGAGCAGGGCCGCGCGCAACTCGGTCGCGGCTGGGGCGGCGCCCAGGGCCCCGACTGCAGCGGATTCGCGCTCGCGCAGCTCCAGGCGCTGGACTTCTCGCGCATGGACCTCAGCGAGTTCTACGCGGAAATCGCGCCCACGCTGCCGAACCTCGGCGACCTGCAGCAGCGCGCGCAGCAGAAGGTCAACAGCTACTTCGGCCCATGA
- the trbC gene encoding type-F conjugative transfer system pilin assembly protein TrbC, giving the protein MPARTEIRAIAAAACALGLLAASIALAQAPRWPDADDIERARKAHPFPQADRLGAQPVPAPPRVNLPSTAAPTDIEALARAGARLGSPAAQTPAASPLRIFITLEMPRASLQLLTDQAARSGAVLVLRGLKANSMRETLAAVSSLIGERQVAWVIDPEAFTRHRIERAPTFVLSLDYRADTATSCGTDCRTPPAFVSVSGDVSVDHALDTLARQRPEARPLVAPLLARLKGP; this is encoded by the coding sequence GTGCCGGCGCGTACTGAGATCCGCGCCATCGCCGCGGCCGCCTGCGCGCTCGGCTTGCTCGCGGCCAGCATCGCGCTCGCCCAGGCCCCGCGCTGGCCCGATGCCGATGACATCGAGCGGGCACGGAAAGCCCACCCCTTCCCGCAAGCCGATCGTCTCGGCGCTCAACCGGTGCCCGCGCCGCCGCGCGTGAACCTGCCGTCGACTGCGGCGCCCACCGACATCGAAGCACTCGCCCGGGCTGGCGCGCGCCTCGGGAGCCCAGCCGCACAGACCCCGGCCGCGAGCCCGCTTCGCATCTTCATCACGCTGGAGATGCCCCGCGCGAGCCTGCAACTGTTGACCGATCAAGCCGCGCGCAGCGGCGCGGTCCTCGTGCTGCGGGGCCTGAAGGCCAACTCGATGCGCGAGACCCTCGCGGCCGTCTCCAGCCTGATCGGCGAGCGTCAGGTGGCGTGGGTCATCGACCCCGAAGCCTTCACACGCCATCGCATCGAACGCGCGCCGACCTTCGTGCTGAGTCTCGACTATCGCGCCGACACGGCGACGAGCTGCGGCACAGACTGCCGCACGCCGCCGGCCTTCGTCAGCGTGTCCGGAGACGTGAGCGTCGACCACGCGCTGGACACGCTGGCCAGGCAGCGCCCCGAGGCGCGACCGCTGGTGGCGCCGCTGCTCGCGCGGCTGAAAGGGCCCTGA